The bacterium genome contains a region encoding:
- a CDS encoding adenosylhomocysteinase, with protein MSVAEKLNVPAYVPYKVKDMSLAEWGRKEIKLAEAEMPGLMALRAKYGVTKPLKGARIAGCLHMTIQTAVLIETLVELGADVTWSSCNIFSTQDHAAAAIAAAGIPVYAWKGMNAEEFDWCIEQTLFFGKDRQPLNMILDDGGDLTNMVLDKYPSLAKGVRGISEETTTGVHRLYERVKKGTLPLPAININDSVTKSKFDNKYGCRESLVDAIRRATDLMLAGKVAVVAGFGDVGKGSAESLRDAKCRVIVTEIDPICALQAAMEGYEVKKMDTAIKEADIIVTATGNCRIVTDRHFRAMKDKAVLCNIGHFDTEIDMAWLNKNYGHTMDTIKPQVDKYTVDGKEIIVLAEGRLVNLGCAMGHPSFVMSNSFTNQTLAQIELWNNSAKYENKVYTLPKHLDEMVARLHLEKIGVELDELTSEQAEYIGVDVKGPYKPEMYRY; from the coding sequence ATGTCTGTTGCCGAAAAATTGAATGTGCCGGCCTACGTTCCTTACAAAGTTAAGGATATGAGTCTTGCCGAGTGGGGCCGCAAAGAAATCAAACTCGCCGAAGCCGAAATGCCGGGACTTATGGCGTTGCGTGCCAAATATGGCGTTACCAAGCCGCTCAAAGGCGCGCGTATCGCCGGCTGTCTTCACATGACGATTCAAACCGCCGTTTTGATCGAAACCTTGGTCGAACTCGGCGCTGACGTCACCTGGTCATCCTGTAATATTTTTTCAACACAAGATCATGCCGCCGCCGCCATAGCCGCCGCAGGTATTCCTGTCTACGCCTGGAAAGGTATGAATGCCGAAGAATTTGACTGGTGTATTGAACAAACATTGTTTTTCGGTAAAGATCGCCAACCACTCAATATGATCCTTGATGACGGCGGTGATCTTACCAATATGGTCCTGGATAAATATCCGTCATTGGCCAAAGGCGTACGCGGTATCTCCGAAGAAACCACAACCGGCGTTCATCGTCTTTATGAGCGCGTCAAAAAAGGCACGCTTCCCCTTCCGGCGATCAACATCAACGATTCCGTTACCAAATCAAAATTTGATAACAAATACGGTTGCCGTGAATCGCTTGTGGATGCCATTCGCCGCGCTACCGATCTGATGTTAGCCGGTAAAGTCGCTGTCGTTGCCGGTTTTGGCGATGTGGGCAAAGGCTCGGCCGAATCCCTCCGCGATGCCAAGTGCCGTGTGATCGTTACGGAAATCGATCCGATCTGCGCACTGCAAGCGGCGATGGAAGGTTATGAAGTCAAAAAAATGGATACAGCCATCAAAGAAGCCGATATTATCGTTACCGCAACCGGCAACTGCCGCATCGTGACTGATCGCCATTTCCGCGCTATGAAAGATAAAGCCGTGCTTTGCAATATCGGCCACTTCGACACGGAAATTGATATGGCTTGGCTCAATAAGAACTATGGCCACACCATGGACACGATCAAACCGCAGGTTGATAAATATACCGTGGACGGCAAAGAGATCATCGTTCTTGCCGAAGGACGTCTGGTAAACCTCGGCTGCGCTATGGGTCACCCTTCGTTTGTGATGTCTAATTCGTTTACCAATCAAACGCTGGCGCAAATCGAATTGTGGAATAACAGTGCGAAGTACGAAAACAAAGTGTATACTTTGCCCAAACATCTGGACGAAATGGTAGCACGTTTGCACCTCGAAAAAATCGGCGTTGAGCTGGACGAATTGACCAGCGAACAGGCCGAATACATTGGCGTGGACGTCAAAGGGCCGTACAAACCTGAGATGTATCGTTATTAA
- a CDS encoding M2 family metallopeptidase, which translates to MKRFFITAFLFTSLLSCGKTLQEEADAFLKSYNQEYQAVYYEASKAQWKALTDINAVNDSLSVVANKKYAAFAGSKDIIQKVRFFREHRSELNDITIRQLDKIWLDASHQPGTMPDVVDQLIKANTEATSALYSYQFTVNGKPYSANDIDRALRNSSDLKEREAVWTASKEVGKIERDHLARLQELRNKVAREMKYSSFFDLEAHDYGMSSDEVIQLMDQFSEDLKPLYRELHTYIRYELAKKYNQPVPEYLPAHWLPNRWAQNWPGLVPGLQGEGDIPGKSKEWVVEQAEKFYMSMGFEKLNDNFYKNSDLYPADAASGRKKNTHASAWHLNLDQDYRSLMSVEPNMEWFKTTHHELGHIYYYIAYTNPEVPLTLRAGANRAYHEAMGDLMAVAASQEAYLASLGLFDKTKTPDAIKLLLNSALSNSSIVFLPFAAGTMTHFEYELYEKNLPKEEFNKTWWALAKKYQGIVPPKERGAEYCDAATKTHIIDDPAQYYDYAISCVLKFQMHDHIAKQILKQDPANCNYYGSKEAGEFIRSIMRPGASKDWRQVLKEKTGQDLSAKAMLDYYGPLYDWLLQQNKGRKKAEF; encoded by the coding sequence ATGAAACGATTTTTTATAACTGCTTTTTTGTTTACTTCGCTGTTGTCTTGCGGTAAGACGTTGCAGGAAGAAGCGGATGCTTTTTTGAAATCTTATAATCAAGAGTATCAGGCGGTTTATTATGAAGCCAGCAAAGCCCAATGGAAAGCACTCACGGACATCAATGCCGTAAACGACAGTTTGAGTGTTGTAGCCAATAAAAAATATGCTGCGTTTGCAGGCAGCAAAGACATCATTCAGAAAGTACGGTTTTTCAGAGAACACCGTTCGGAACTCAATGACATAACGATACGTCAGCTTGATAAAATATGGCTGGACGCGTCGCATCAACCCGGTACCATGCCTGATGTAGTGGACCAACTGATCAAAGCCAATACGGAAGCGACCAGTGCATTGTATAGCTACCAGTTTACGGTTAACGGCAAACCTTATTCAGCGAATGACATTGATCGTGCGTTGCGCAATTCTTCCGATCTCAAGGAACGCGAGGCGGTTTGGACCGCGTCCAAAGAAGTCGGAAAAATCGAACGTGACCATCTTGCCCGACTGCAGGAGCTGCGTAATAAAGTAGCACGCGAAATGAAGTACAGTTCATTTTTTGATCTGGAAGCGCACGATTATGGAATGTCATCGGACGAAGTGATCCAACTGATGGATCAATTTTCAGAAGATCTGAAACCTCTGTATAGAGAACTGCATACGTATATACGCTACGAATTAGCCAAAAAGTATAATCAACCCGTTCCGGAGTATCTTCCGGCGCACTGGCTGCCCAATCGTTGGGCACAAAATTGGCCGGGATTAGTTCCGGGATTGCAGGGTGAAGGGGATATACCCGGAAAATCCAAAGAATGGGTCGTTGAGCAAGCTGAGAAATTTTACATGAGCATGGGGTTTGAAAAGCTGAACGATAATTTTTATAAAAATTCTGATTTGTATCCTGCCGATGCCGCAAGCGGACGAAAAAAGAATACCCATGCGTCGGCATGGCACCTGAATCTGGATCAGGATTACCGTTCGCTGATGAGTGTCGAACCCAATATGGAATGGTTTAAAACGACGCATCATGAGCTCGGGCATATTTATTACTACATCGCTTATACCAATCCTGAAGTGCCGCTTACCTTGCGTGCCGGAGCTAATCGTGCGTACCATGAAGCGATGGGTGACCTGATGGCTGTGGCTGCATCGCAAGAGGCTTATTTAGCCAGTTTAGGTTTATTTGATAAAACTAAGACGCCCGATGCGATCAAACTTTTGCTCAACAGCGCTTTATCCAATAGTTCGATCGTTTTTCTGCCATTTGCTGCGGGTACGATGACGCATTTTGAATACGAACTGTACGAAAAAAATCTTCCCAAAGAAGAATTTAATAAGACATGGTGGGCACTAGCCAAAAAATATCAAGGTATAGTTCCACCGAAAGAGCGTGGTGCCGAATATTGTGATGCGGCTACCAAAACGCACATCATTGACGATCCGGCGCAGTATTATGATTACGCCATTTCGTGTGTTTTGAAATTCCAAATGCATGACCATATTGCCAAGCAGATACTCAAGCAAGATCCGGCCAATTGCAATTATTACGGAAGCAAAGAAGCCGGTGAGTTTATTCGCTCGATTATGCGTCCGGGCGCGAGCAAAGATTGGCGTCAAGTTTTGAAAGAAAAAACGGGTCAGGACTTGTCTGCAAAAGCCATGTTGGATTATTACGGCCCGCTTTATGACTGGCTGCTCCAACAGAATAAGGGAAGAAAGAAAGCCGAGTTTTGA
- a CDS encoding heme-binding domain-containing protein — protein sequence MKRVLKWLAIGLPVLFIAIQFIRPERTNPPIDPERTLEKHVTIPDDIKTMMKTACNDCHSHETVWPWYSEIAPISWLVAHDVNEGRRHLNFSDWKKYNAHRQVEKLNEMAGEVRSEKMPMPIYLITHGDARWTKEDRKKFQNWAEDAADALSENLPDEDK from the coding sequence ATGAAGCGTGTCTTAAAATGGTTGGCTATCGGTTTACCGGTTCTTTTTATCGCCATACAGTTTATTCGCCCCGAACGTACCAATCCTCCCATTGATCCGGAACGTACGCTCGAAAAACATGTCACCATTCCGGACGATATCAAAACCATGATGAAGACCGCTTGCAACGATTGCCATTCGCATGAAACCGTTTGGCCGTGGTACAGCGAAATAGCGCCGATCTCCTGGCTGGTCGCACACGATGTCAATGAAGGGCGCCGCCATTTGAATTTTTCCGACTGGAAAAAATACAACGCCCATCGTCAGGTTGAAAAATTAAATGAAATGGCCGGCGAGGTGCGTAGCGAAAAGATGCCGATGCCGATTTATCTGATCACTCACGGGGACGCCCGCTGGACGAAAGAAGATCGGAAAAAATTTCAAAACTGGGCCGAAGATGCCGCGGACGCTTTGTCGGAAAATTTACCGGACGAAGACAAATAA
- a CDS encoding homocysteine S-methyltransferase family protein translates to MLVKSFTELLNEKIIVFDGATGTNLQTQNLTADDFGGEAYNGCNEYLLISRPSAMEKVHVDFLEAGADVIETDTFGSSSIVLAEYDLQDRAYELSKLGAALAKKCALDFSTPDKPRFVAGSVGPTTKLPSLSHIDFETMRASFYEQLAGLMDGGADLFCIETCQDILQTKIALCAAQDLFRERKRKLPVIVSVTVETTGTMLMGTEISAALTTLEPYDIVDVVGMNCATGPQEMSDNIRFLCHNSPKHVFCMPNAGIPENIGGKAHYHLSPDDLVKWLMHFSKDFGVNVVGGCCGTTPAHIKPLAEAAARLNPLKRTWNYTPSVASIYMSSPMHVEPAPLLIGERTNANGSKKFRELLIAENYDEMVSMGKEQTREGAHVLDVCVAYVGRNEVRDMEETIRRFNTQISIPIMIDSTEVPVIERALQMLGGRAIVNSINLEDGEERTDKVLSLCKRYGAAVVALTIDEDGMAKTRERKLAIARRIRTIAVEKYGMRDEDLIFDTLTFTLGSGDEEFRKAGIETIEAIRLIKQTYPGCKTLLGVSNISFGLSPQARHVINSVFLHYAIEAGLDMAIVNAQKIMPLYKIDPHERELARQLIFDERKWEPAA, encoded by the coding sequence TTGCTTGTGAAATCATTCACCGAACTGCTAAACGAAAAAATTATCGTATTTGACGGCGCCACCGGAACCAATCTGCAAACCCAGAATCTCACGGCCGATGATTTTGGCGGCGAAGCTTATAACGGATGCAATGAATATCTGCTCATTTCCAGACCTTCCGCTATGGAAAAAGTACACGTGGATTTTCTTGAGGCCGGTGCCGATGTCATCGAAACAGATACGTTTGGTTCCTCATCCATTGTTTTGGCCGAATACGATCTTCAGGATCGCGCTTACGAATTGAGCAAGTTGGGCGCCGCGTTAGCTAAAAAATGTGCGCTGGATTTTTCTACTCCCGACAAACCGCGTTTCGTGGCCGGTTCCGTAGGACCGACAACCAAACTACCCTCGCTCAGTCATATTGATTTTGAAACCATGCGCGCATCGTTTTATGAACAGTTGGCCGGCTTAATGGATGGCGGCGCCGATCTGTTTTGCATTGAAACCTGTCAGGATATCCTACAAACCAAGATCGCCCTGTGCGCTGCACAAGACCTGTTCCGTGAGCGAAAAAGAAAACTACCCGTCATTGTTTCCGTTACGGTAGAAACTACGGGCACGATGCTTATGGGAACCGAAATCAGCGCGGCCTTGACTACGCTAGAGCCGTATGACATCGTCGATGTCGTGGGTATGAATTGTGCAACCGGGCCTCAGGAAATGTCCGACAATATTCGTTTTCTGTGTCATAATTCACCCAAACATGTTTTTTGTATGCCCAATGCCGGCATACCGGAAAACATCGGCGGTAAAGCGCATTATCACCTATCGCCGGATGATTTAGTCAAATGGTTGATGCATTTTTCTAAAGATTTCGGTGTCAACGTCGTGGGTGGTTGTTGCGGTACTACACCGGCGCATATCAAACCTCTCGCCGAAGCGGCTGCACGCCTCAATCCATTAAAGCGTACATGGAATTATACGCCGTCCGTTGCTTCCATTTATATGAGTTCGCCGATGCATGTCGAACCCGCGCCTTTACTCATCGGAGAGCGCACAAATGCCAATGGCTCCAAAAAATTCCGTGAGCTCCTGATCGCCGAAAATTACGATGAAATGGTTTCCATGGGAAAAGAACAGACCCGCGAAGGCGCTCACGTGCTTGATGTGTGCGTGGCGTATGTGGGTCGCAACGAAGTGCGTGATATGGAGGAAACCATTCGGCGCTTCAATACCCAGATTTCAATTCCCATTATGATTGACTCGACCGAAGTCCCTGTGATTGAGCGTGCCTTGCAAATGCTCGGAGGTCGGGCCATCGTCAACTCGATCAATCTCGAAGACGGCGAAGAACGTACGGACAAGGTTTTGAGTCTGTGCAAACGCTACGGAGCGGCCGTCGTCGCGTTGACAATAGACGAAGACGGTATGGCCAAAACGCGTGAACGTAAGTTAGCCATTGCCCGACGCATTCGAACCATAGCCGTCGAAAAATACGGCATGCGGGATGAAGATCTTATTTTCGACACACTGACTTTTACGCTGGGCTCCGGTGATGAAGAATTTCGTAAAGCCGGAATTGAAACGATCGAGGCGATCCGTTTGATCAAACAAACCTACCCCGGCTGTAAAACCTTACTCGGCGTGAGCAATATTTCTTTCGGTCTTTCGCCGCAGGCGCGCCATGTGATCAATTCCGTATTCCTTCACTACGCTATCGAAGCAGGCCTGGATATGGCTATCGTCAATGCGCAAAAAATCATGCCCTTGTACAAGATTGATCCGCATGAACGTGAACTTGCACGCCAACTCATATTTGATGAACGCAAATGGGAGCCCGCCGCATGA